Proteins co-encoded in one Lacerta agilis isolate rLacAgi1 chromosome 6, rLacAgi1.pri, whole genome shotgun sequence genomic window:
- the CPT2 gene encoding carnitine O-palmitoyltransferase 2, mitochondrial isoform X2, which yields MYLRARESVVLNFNPFMAFNPDPKAEYNDQLVRATNMTVSALRFLKTLRAGFLEPEVFHLNPSKSDTQAFKRFIRFVPSSLSWFGAYMVNAYPLDMSQYFRLFNSTRLPKLSKDELFTDESKRHLLVLRNGNFYVFDVLDRDGNIVAPSEIQAHLKYIISDSSPVPAFPLACLTSENRDTWALLRQELLENGNKEALTKVDSAIFCLCLDDFPVKDLNHLSHTMLHGDGVNRWYDKSFNLVLAKDGTAAIHFEHSWGDGVAVLRFQNEVFKDSTQSPAIAPPSQPAAVDSAAAVQKLSFKLNDALKEGITKAKQNFDATVKTLTLEAIQFEKGGKEFLKRQQLSPDAITQLAFQVAFLRQYGQTVATYESCSTAAFKHGRTETIRPATVHTKKCSEALVRNLPKHSAAELQQMIVECSKFHNQLTKEAAMGQGFDRHLYGLRYLAESRGIPLPDFYQDQAYAQINHNILSTSTLSSPAVNIGGFAPVVPDGFGVGYGVHDNWIGCNVSAYPARNVQEFLQCVHKSLEDIFSVLEGKLGSK from the exons ATGTACTTACGGGCACGTGAATCGGTGGTTTTGAACTTCAATCCTTTTATGGCTTTCAACCCTGACCCCAAAGCTGAATATAATGACCAGCTTGTGAGAGCAACTAACATGACTGTTTCTGCTTTGCGTTTCTTGAAGACTCTCAGGGCTGGCTTTTTAGAGCCAGAGGTTTTTCATCTCAACCCATCCAAAAGCGACACACAAGCTTTTAAAAGGTTTATTCGGTTTGTGCCTTCCTCTCTATCGTGGTTTGGTGCCTATATGGTGAATGCCTACCCACTAGACATGTCCCAGTATTTCAGGCTTTTTAATTCCACACGACTGCCTAAGCTCAGCAAGGATGAGCTGTTTACAGATGAAAGTAAGCGGCACTTATTAGTGCTTAGAAATGGAAACTTCTATGTGTTCGATGTTCTAGATAGAGATGGGAACATAGTGGCGCCTTCAGAAATTCAAGCACACCTAAAATACATCATTTCTGATAGCAGCCCAGTTCCAGCATTCCCTCTTGCTTGCTTGACTAGTGAAAACAGGGATACCTGGGCACTACTGAGACAAGAGCTACTTGAGAATGGCAATAAGGAAGCTTTAACAAAGGTGGATTCCGCAATCTTCTGCCTGTGCCTTGATGACTTTCCAGTTAAAGATCTCAACCACTTGTCCCATACCATGCTCCACGGTGATGGAGTCAACAGGTGGTATGACAAATCCTTCAACCTTGTTTTAGCCAAAGACGGCACTGCAGCAATTCACTTTGAGCACTCCTGGGGAGATGGTGTAGCTGTACTGAGATTCCAAAATGAAGTGTTTAAAGACAGCACCCAGTCGCCTGCGATTGCTCCTCCATCTCAACCTGCTGCAGTTGATTCTGCCGCAGCTGTACAGAAGCTGAGCTTTAAATTGAACGATGCCTTAAAAGAAGGAATTACCAAGGCCAAACAGAATTTTGACGCCACTGTGAAAACACTGACTCTGGAGGCCATTCAGTTTGAAAAAGGAGGCAAGGAGTTCCTAAAAAGGCAGCAGCTGAGTCCTGATGCTATAACGCAACTTGCCTTCCAGGTGGCTTTTCTACGGCAATATGGCCAAACGGTTGCCACCTATGAATCTTGCAGCACAGCAGCATTCAAACACGGTCGCACTGAAACCATCCGTCCTGCCACAGTTCACACAAAAAAGTGTTCAGAGGCTTTAGTCAGGAATCTGCCCAAGCACAGTGCCGCAGAACTGCAGCAGATGATTGTGGAGTGTTCCAAGTTCCACAACCAGCTCACAAAAGAAGCTGCTATGG GTCAGGGATTTGATCGACACTTGTACGGCTTGCGATATCTGGCAGAATCCAGAGGTATCCCTCTACCAGACTTTTACCAGGACCAAGCTTATGCCCAGATTAATCACAACATTCTCTCCACAAGCACTCTGAGCAGTCCTGCTGTGAATATTGGTGGATTTGCACCAGTGGTGCCTGATGGTTTTGGTGTTGGATATGGAGTTCATGACAACTGGATTGGATGCAATGTTTCTGCCTACCCGGCTAGGAACGTGCAGGAATTCCTCCAGTGTGTACACAAGTCACTAGAGGATATTTTCAGTGTTTTGGAAGGTAAACTTGGTAGCAAGTAA
- the CPT2 gene encoding carnitine O-palmitoyltransferase 2, mitochondrial isoform X1 gives MATAALLFSPWPRFCGASAALLPPALAGPRRNYSQDGSASQYLHRSVVPTMHYQKSLPRLPIPKLEDTIRRYLNAQKPLLDDAQFRKTEQLAVSFRDGIGRELHEQLVAQDKQNKHTSYISGPWFDMYLRARESVVLNFNPFMAFNPDPKAEYNDQLVRATNMTVSALRFLKTLRAGFLEPEVFHLNPSKSDTQAFKRFIRFVPSSLSWFGAYMVNAYPLDMSQYFRLFNSTRLPKLSKDELFTDESKRHLLVLRNGNFYVFDVLDRDGNIVAPSEIQAHLKYIISDSSPVPAFPLACLTSENRDTWALLRQELLENGNKEALTKVDSAIFCLCLDDFPVKDLNHLSHTMLHGDGVNRWYDKSFNLVLAKDGTAAIHFEHSWGDGVAVLRFQNEVFKDSTQSPAIAPPSQPAAVDSAAAVQKLSFKLNDALKEGITKAKQNFDATVKTLTLEAIQFEKGGKEFLKRQQLSPDAITQLAFQVAFLRQYGQTVATYESCSTAAFKHGRTETIRPATVHTKKCSEALVRNLPKHSAAELQQMIVECSKFHNQLTKEAAMGQGFDRHLYGLRYLAESRGIPLPDFYQDQAYAQINHNILSTSTLSSPAVNIGGFAPVVPDGFGVGYGVHDNWIGCNVSAYPARNVQEFLQCVHKSLEDIFSVLEGKLGSK, from the exons ATGGCGACCGCGGCGCTGCTCTTCTCTCCTTGGCCCCGCTTCTGCGGCGCGTCTGCCGCCTTGCTCCCGCCTGCCCTGGCCGGGCCGCGGAGAAACTACAGCCAGGATGGCTCCGCCTCCCAGTATTTGCACCGCAGCGTCGTGCCCACCATGCATTATCAGAAGAGCCTTCCCCG TTTGCCTATTCCAAAACTTGAAGACACAATCAGAAGATACCTAAATGCTCAAAAGCCTCTTTTAGACGATGCCCAATTCAg gaaaactgaaCAACTCGCTGTCAGTTTTAGGGATGGAATTGGTAGAGAATTACATGAGCAGTTGGTTGCACAGGACAAGCAAAATAAGCACACTAGTTATATTTCAG GTCCCTGGTTTGACATGTACTTACGGGCACGTGAATCGGTGGTTTTGAACTTCAATCCTTTTATGGCTTTCAACCCTGACCCCAAAGCTGAATATAATGACCAGCTTGTGAGAGCAACTAACATGACTGTTTCTGCTTTGCGTTTCTTGAAGACTCTCAGGGCTGGCTTTTTAGAGCCAGAGGTTTTTCATCTCAACCCATCCAAAAGCGACACACAAGCTTTTAAAAGGTTTATTCGGTTTGTGCCTTCCTCTCTATCGTGGTTTGGTGCCTATATGGTGAATGCCTACCCACTAGACATGTCCCAGTATTTCAGGCTTTTTAATTCCACACGACTGCCTAAGCTCAGCAAGGATGAGCTGTTTACAGATGAAAGTAAGCGGCACTTATTAGTGCTTAGAAATGGAAACTTCTATGTGTTCGATGTTCTAGATAGAGATGGGAACATAGTGGCGCCTTCAGAAATTCAAGCACACCTAAAATACATCATTTCTGATAGCAGCCCAGTTCCAGCATTCCCTCTTGCTTGCTTGACTAGTGAAAACAGGGATACCTGGGCACTACTGAGACAAGAGCTACTTGAGAATGGCAATAAGGAAGCTTTAACAAAGGTGGATTCCGCAATCTTCTGCCTGTGCCTTGATGACTTTCCAGTTAAAGATCTCAACCACTTGTCCCATACCATGCTCCACGGTGATGGAGTCAACAGGTGGTATGACAAATCCTTCAACCTTGTTTTAGCCAAAGACGGCACTGCAGCAATTCACTTTGAGCACTCCTGGGGAGATGGTGTAGCTGTACTGAGATTCCAAAATGAAGTGTTTAAAGACAGCACCCAGTCGCCTGCGATTGCTCCTCCATCTCAACCTGCTGCAGTTGATTCTGCCGCAGCTGTACAGAAGCTGAGCTTTAAATTGAACGATGCCTTAAAAGAAGGAATTACCAAGGCCAAACAGAATTTTGACGCCACTGTGAAAACACTGACTCTGGAGGCCATTCAGTTTGAAAAAGGAGGCAAGGAGTTCCTAAAAAGGCAGCAGCTGAGTCCTGATGCTATAACGCAACTTGCCTTCCAGGTGGCTTTTCTACGGCAATATGGCCAAACGGTTGCCACCTATGAATCTTGCAGCACAGCAGCATTCAAACACGGTCGCACTGAAACCATCCGTCCTGCCACAGTTCACACAAAAAAGTGTTCAGAGGCTTTAGTCAGGAATCTGCCCAAGCACAGTGCCGCAGAACTGCAGCAGATGATTGTGGAGTGTTCCAAGTTCCACAACCAGCTCACAAAAGAAGCTGCTATGG GTCAGGGATTTGATCGACACTTGTACGGCTTGCGATATCTGGCAGAATCCAGAGGTATCCCTCTACCAGACTTTTACCAGGACCAAGCTTATGCCCAGATTAATCACAACATTCTCTCCACAAGCACTCTGAGCAGTCCTGCTGTGAATATTGGTGGATTTGCACCAGTGGTGCCTGATGGTTTTGGTGTTGGATATGGAGTTCATGACAACTGGATTGGATGCAATGTTTCTGCCTACCCGGCTAGGAACGTGCAGGAATTCCTCCAGTGTGTACACAAGTCACTAGAGGATATTTTCAGTGTTTTGGAAGGTAAACTTGGTAGCAAGTAA